A genome region from Clostridium sp. JN-9 includes the following:
- the cas4 gene encoding CRISPR-associated protein Cas4 gives MKKITGSMFYYYFVCHRKLWCFYNDITMENTNEDVMLGKLIDENSYERESKHVMIDETVNIDFIKDWKMLHEVKKSKSIEKAGIWQLKYYLYFLNERGIKIEKGILDYPTLRKREEVRLEKGDKEKIHDILIEIENIALQKNMPPVINEKICRKCAYFEYCYI, from the coding sequence TTGAAGAAAATAACTGGGAGCATGTTTTATTACTATTTTGTCTGCCATAGGAAGCTCTGGTGTTTTTATAATGATATAACAATGGAAAATACAAATGAAGATGTAATGCTTGGAAAGCTTATAGATGAAAATAGTTATGAAAGGGAAAGTAAGCATGTTATGATTGATGAAACTGTAAATATTGATTTTATAAAGGATTGGAAAATGCTTCATGAAGTGAAAAAGAGTAAAAGTATAGAGAAAGCGGGAATTTGGCAGCTTAAATATTATCTCTATTTTTTAAATGAAAGAGGAATTAAAATAGAAAAAGGTATTCTCGACTACCCTACACTTAGGAAAAGGGAAGAAGTCAGATTAGAAAAAGGAGATAAAGAAAAAATTCATGATATTCTTATTGAGATTGAAAATATAGCTTTACAGAAGAACATGCCTCCAGTAATTAATGAAAAAATATGCAGGAAATGTGCATATTTTGAATACTGTTATATTTAG
- the cas1b gene encoding type I-B CRISPR-associated endonuclease Cas1b, producing MSESYYLFANGELKRKDNVIRLSTADGRYKDLKIEMTRDIYLFGEVSVNTKCINYLGQMNVPVHFFNYYGFYTGSFYPKETNVSGKLLIEQVTNYIDETKRVEIAQSFVEAASYNILRNLRYYNERGKDLNNEIDEIKRLRGFIDSTKSVSELLGVEGNIRKVYYSGWNTIVNQEINFDKRTKRPPDNMINTLISFINSLVYVSCLSEIYTTQLNPTISYLHSAGERRFSLCLDISEIFKPLIADRLIFSLLNKNIITEDDFDKGSNFLYLKEKGRKRILQEYDEKLNQTIKHKTLGRNVSYRYLIRLECYKLIKHLIGEKKYEGFRMWW from the coding sequence ATGTCTGAAAGTTACTATTTATTCGCAAATGGTGAGCTTAAAAGAAAAGATAATGTAATAAGATTAAGTACTGCTGATGGTAGGTATAAAGACTTGAAAATAGAAATGACTAGAGATATTTACTTATTTGGTGAAGTTTCTGTAAATACTAAATGTATAAATTATCTTGGACAAATGAATGTACCTGTTCACTTCTTTAATTATTATGGATTTTATACAGGCAGTTTCTATCCAAAAGAAACTAATGTTTCAGGCAAACTATTGATTGAGCAGGTAACCAATTATATAGATGAGACAAAGAGAGTTGAAATAGCGCAAAGTTTTGTTGAAGCTGCAAGTTATAATATTTTAAGAAATCTAAGATATTATAATGAGCGAGGTAAAGATTTAAACAACGAGATTGATGAAATAAAGCGATTAAGGGGATTTATAGATAGTACAAAGAGTGTTTCTGAACTTTTAGGAGTTGAGGGGAATATTAGAAAGGTTTATTATAGCGGGTGGAATACTATAGTAAATCAAGAGATAAATTTTGATAAAAGAACGAAGAGGCCACCAGATAATATGATAAACACACTTATTTCATTTATCAACTCCCTTGTATATGTAAGCTGTTTATCTGAAATTTATACAACTCAGTTAAATCCTACTATCAGTTATTTACATAGTGCTGGTGAAAGAAGATTTTCGCTATGCCTAGATATATCAGAAATCTTTAAACCTCTCATTGCAGACAGACTCATATTTTCTTTATTAAATAAAAACATTATAACAGAAGATGATTTTGATAAAGGATCAAACTTTTTATACTTAAAAGAAAAAGGTAGAAAGAGAATTTTACAGGAATATGATGAAAAACTTAATCAAACTATTAAGCATAAAACACTTGGAAGAAATGTATCATATAGATATTTAATAAGATTGGAGTGTTATAAATTAATTAAGCATTTAATAGGAGAGAAAAAATACGAAGGATTTAGGATGTGGTGGTAA
- the cas2 gene encoding CRISPR-associated endonuclease Cas2, protein MYVILVYDIVLDEGGARVSRNIFKICKKYLTHVQKSVFEGDITSALLQKLKLELNAYIRKDMDSIIIFKSRDQKWLKKEFWGQEDDKTSNFF, encoded by the coding sequence ATGTATGTTATATTAGTTTACGATATAGTTTTGGATGAAGGCGGTGCAAGAGTATCAAGGAATATATTTAAAATATGTAAAAAATATTTGACACATGTACAAAAATCAGTATTTGAAGGTGATATAACTTCAGCATTGTTGCAAAAACTTAAGCTAGAGCTAAATGCTTACATCAGAAAAGATATGGATTCAATAATTATTTTTAAGAGTAGAGATCAAAAATGGTTGAAGAAAGAGTTTTGGGGTCAAGAAGATGATAAAACATCTAATTTTTTCTAA
- a CDS encoding sigma-54-dependent transcriptional regulator has product MGDYYFKGDGRHKLNRKEKVYEKLKTITRTLKINNDSYRDEVGFDAGYIAKMLNISRNNVSKELNCLLNEGKAIKILGKPVLYLDKIYIESKFNIIIDDPIIANADKLKKLIFKDSFDNLTKENSNKILYEEVSDSNKIRRSVFDNIIGSDDSLKKQVNQAKAAIMYPPKGLHTLLIGPTGTGKTTFAEVMYRYAVEIGKLKPNAPYVIFNCADYAENSQLLISHLFGYVKGAFTGADTEKKGLVDQANGGIFFLDEVHRLSPEGQEMLFTLIDRGKYRRLGESENTRSADILIIAATTENPKSAILGTFLRRIPVVINLPSLSQRSLKERMTLICRFFRDESSKIKEPVTVQKEVLKVLLLYNCPGNIGQLKNDIQLICANAFLEYVTKQQDSINIKLSQISYRFKEGLFSIDNKREELTQNFNLNDFENITFNGITESLDDNLKDVILYDEYKTEEDFYDLILKNAQKFYNEGFSTNQIIENINKQIENRFDSTPSKVKNGGETKADKEVILKIVTPDIIKIVKDSLIETVGILNTSYEKVVYSLALHIETLIERLKSGHIVIHPNIQKAYKDHKNEYAIAQKIKCKLEEKSSIKIPDDEVAFIATFLYSVNMKKEQGNIEVLVITHGYATATNMVQVVKTLLGYDCIHALDMPLEEKAEVALEKATSIVKKIDKGRGVLLLVDMGSLTTFSEIITEKTGIPTRTIRMVSTPMVIEAARKAMMPNMNLDLLVQSVLNTSYLIGEGVKVNNSAAKVQCPHLIYEDRSINMLEETLTFLNVKKAHKTLSKVLEKIALACNKSIDEIIYIKFLFHCSCMIERVIRNEPLPYKKIREIKDTKKNLYNIIKDSFTLVEEVFGIIIPDSELAYIVEMIDTHFNL; this is encoded by the coding sequence TTGGGGGATTACTACTTTAAAGGCGATGGAAGACATAAACTTAATAGAAAAGAAAAGGTATACGAAAAGCTGAAAACGATAACAAGAACTCTAAAGATTAACAATGATAGCTATAGGGATGAAGTTGGATTTGATGCTGGTTATATAGCTAAAATGCTGAATATTTCAAGAAATAATGTAAGCAAGGAATTAAACTGTCTCTTAAATGAAGGAAAAGCTATTAAGATTTTAGGAAAGCCTGTACTATATCTAGATAAAATATACATTGAATCAAAATTCAATATTATTATTGATGATCCTATTATTGCAAATGCTGATAAATTAAAAAAATTAATATTTAAGGATTCATTTGATAATTTAACTAAAGAAAATAGCAATAAAATTCTTTATGAAGAAGTATCTGATTCTAACAAAATAAGAAGGTCTGTTTTTGACAATATCATAGGCTCAGATGATAGCTTAAAAAAACAAGTAAATCAAGCTAAGGCAGCAATAATGTATCCACCAAAGGGATTACATACTTTACTTATTGGTCCCACAGGAACTGGAAAAACTACTTTTGCAGAAGTTATGTATCGTTATGCTGTAGAAATTGGGAAATTAAAACCTAATGCACCTTATGTAATATTTAATTGTGCTGATTATGCTGAAAACTCACAACTTTTAATTTCTCATCTTTTTGGTTATGTAAAAGGTGCATTTACTGGTGCTGATACAGAGAAAAAGGGACTGGTAGACCAAGCAAATGGTGGGATATTCTTTTTAGATGAAGTTCATCGCCTGTCTCCTGAAGGCCAGGAAATGTTATTTACACTTATCGATAGAGGAAAATATCGCAGATTAGGGGAATCTGAAAATACAAGAAGTGCGGATATACTTATAATTGCTGCCACCACAGAAAATCCAAAGTCAGCAATCTTAGGTACATTTCTTAGAAGAATACCTGTTGTAATTAATCTCCCAAGTTTAAGTCAGCGTTCATTAAAGGAAAGAATGACACTTATTTGTAGATTTTTTAGAGATGAATCTTCAAAAATTAAGGAACCTGTAACTGTGCAAAAAGAGGTTTTAAAGGTTTTGTTATTATACAATTGTCCGGGAAATATTGGCCAATTGAAGAATGATATTCAATTAATTTGTGCAAATGCATTTCTAGAATATGTTACAAAACAACAGGATTCCATAAATATTAAATTATCACAAATTTCTTATAGATTTAAAGAAGGATTATTTTCTATAGATAATAAAAGAGAAGAATTAACTCAAAATTTTAATCTCAATGATTTTGAAAATATAACCTTTAATGGTATTACAGAAAGTTTAGATGACAATTTAAAGGATGTGATTCTTTATGATGAATATAAAACTGAAGAAGATTTTTATGATTTAATCTTAAAAAATGCACAAAAGTTTTATAATGAAGGCTTTTCTACAAATCAGATTATAGAAAATATAAATAAGCAAATTGAAAATCGCTTTGATTCCACACCTTCTAAAGTAAAAAATGGAGGCGAAACAAAAGCTGATAAAGAAGTTATTCTTAAAATTGTAACTCCTGATATTATTAAGATTGTGAAGGATTCACTAATAGAAACTGTTGGTATACTAAATACGTCATATGAAAAAGTGGTATATAGCCTGGCATTGCACATTGAAACCCTTATAGAAAGGCTTAAATCAGGGCATATTGTGATACATCCTAATATTCAAAAAGCCTATAAAGATCATAAAAATGAATATGCAATAGCCCAGAAAATCAAATGCAAACTTGAGGAAAAATCCTCAATTAAAATACCAGATGATGAGGTAGCTTTTATAGCCACGTTTTTATATTCAGTAAATATGAAAAAGGAACAGGGAAATATTGAAGTGTTAGTTATTACTCATGGATACGCCACTGCAACTAATATGGTTCAAGTAGTAAAAACACTTTTAGGATATGATTGTATTCATGCTTTAGATATGCCATTAGAAGAAAAGGCTGAAGTGGCTTTAGAAAAAGCTACTAGCATAGTAAAAAAAATAGATAAAGGCAGAGGAGTCCTTTTATTAGTTGACATGGGATCTCTTACTACGTTCTCAGAAATAATCACAGAAAAAACTGGGATACCAACAAGAACTATTAGAATGGTAAGTACACCTATGGTAATAGAGGCAGCCAGAAAAGCCATGATGCCTAATATGAATTTAGATTTATTAGTCCAAAGTGTATTAAACACCAGTTACTTAATTGGAGAAGGAGTAAAAGTCAACAATTCTGCAGCTAAAGTTCAATGCCCTCATCTTATTTATGAGGATCGCTCAATAAATATGCTGGAGGAGACGCTTACTTTTTTAAATGTAAAAAAGGCTCATAAAACTCTAAGTAAAGTATTAGAAAAGATTGCTTTAGCATGCAATAAAAGTATAGATGAGATAATATATATCAAATTTTTGTTTCATTGTTCATGTATGATTGAAAGAGTTATTAGGAATGAGCCGCTTCCATATAAAAAGATTCGTGAAATTAAGGACACAAAGAAAAATCTTTATAATATAATAAAAGATTCATTTACTTTAGTTGAAGAAGTTTTTGGCATTATCATTCCAGATAGTGAACTGGCTTATATTGTTGAAATGATTGATACACATTTCAATTTATAA
- a CDS encoding PTS sugar transporter subunit IIA, producing the protein MIGVLIATHGDFGKEILKSSELILGKQDHTLTLSLNYGDSIEKFGEQIVNAIQSLENGSGVLVFTDLLGASPYNATALNSNKVNNARFRCICGVNLPMVLEALTMRNNYDLDKLTEQCMEAGMSGIKELFQELNIYNKKNN; encoded by the coding sequence ATGATAGGAGTATTGATAGCTACTCATGGAGATTTTGGAAAAGAAATTTTAAAAAGTTCCGAACTTATTCTTGGAAAACAAGATCACACTTTAACTTTAAGTCTTAATTATGGAGATAGCATTGAGAAATTTGGTGAGCAGATTGTGAATGCAATACAATCATTAGAGAATGGAAGTGGAGTTTTAGTATTTACTGATCTTCTCGGGGCTAGCCCGTATAATGCAACTGCATTGAATTCAAATAAAGTTAACAATGCCAGATTTAGATGCATATGCGGTGTTAATTTACCCATGGTATTGGAAGCTCTTACCATGAGAAATAATTATGATTTAGACAAATTAACAGAACAGTGCATGGAAGCGGGAATGTCAGGAATAAAAGAACTTTTCCAAGAATTAAATATTTATAATAAAAAAAATAATTAA
- a CDS encoding PTS sugar transporter subunit IIB, with amino-acid sequence MLNIVLTRIDDRLIHGQVITAWSKVTKANRIIIVDDAVANDSFMVNVLKAAAPTSLKVEIFGTEEAVKVINGGTNNGDAERVIILVKTPKTITKLVSQGVAIKEVNLGGMGATQGRKQLYKNISASEEERQAFKDLMDKGIDVSIKIVPDAKQVSIKKLL; translated from the coding sequence ATGTTGAATATTGTGCTTACAAGGATAGACGATAGATTAATTCATGGACAGGTAATAACAGCATGGTCAAAAGTTACAAAAGCAAACAGAATAATTATTGTTGATGATGCAGTAGCTAATGATTCATTTATGGTAAACGTTTTAAAGGCTGCGGCACCAACATCACTTAAAGTTGAAATTTTTGGTACAGAAGAGGCTGTAAAGGTTATAAACGGAGGAACAAACAATGGTGATGCAGAGAGAGTGATTATTTTAGTTAAGACACCTAAAACTATTACAAAACTCGTAAGCCAAGGAGTTGCAATAAAAGAAGTAAATCTTGGCGGTATGGGTGCAACACAAGGACGAAAACAACTTTATAAGAATATATCGGCATCAGAAGAAGAAAGACAAGCATTTAAAGACCTTATGGATAAGGGAATAGACGTTTCAATAAAAATTGTTCCTGATGCAAAACAGGTTTCAATAAAAAAATTATTATAA
- a CDS encoding PTS sugar transporter subunit IIC: MHVTFLQAALIGLFYYISWSPWFTYAGFFTFNRPLVAGFITGIILGKPLEGALIGAGINVIYLGFISAGGAQMGDPSFAGYAGTALALISNLDVKTAMAISVPLGTIATVIWIAKMTINSFFVHWADKEVEKGNIDALPFIDVVPPQILLFIVSFIPATLVVYYGPNAVSGLLSVMSPNVLHVFDVIGEMLPALGIAMNLKLIGNSFTMPFFVLGIILSVYFKLDIVIISIIGAIIALTVTNIKNSSSTGTSASA; encoded by the coding sequence ATGCATGTTACATTCTTACAGGCTGCATTAATTGGTTTATTTTATTATATCTCATGGAGTCCTTGGTTTACTTATGCTGGTTTCTTTACATTTAACAGACCGCTGGTAGCAGGATTTATAACTGGAATCATTTTAGGAAAACCGCTAGAGGGAGCTTTAATTGGGGCAGGTATTAATGTTATTTACCTTGGATTCATTTCAGCTGGAGGAGCTCAAATGGGAGATCCTTCATTTGCTGGGTATGCTGGAACTGCACTTGCTTTAATATCAAATTTAGATGTTAAAACTGCAATGGCAATTTCAGTACCTTTAGGAACAATAGCTACAGTTATATGGATTGCTAAGATGACAATAAATTCATTTTTCGTTCATTGGGCTGATAAGGAAGTTGAAAAAGGGAATATAGATGCTCTTCCTTTTATAGACGTAGTACCACCGCAAATTTTACTTTTCATAGTCAGCTTTATACCAGCTACATTAGTTGTATACTATGGACCCAATGCTGTATCTGGATTACTTAGTGTTATGAGCCCAAATGTATTACATGTTTTTGATGTAATAGGCGAAATGCTACCAGCTTTAGGTATTGCAATGAACTTAAAATTAATAGGGAATTCGTTTACAATGCCATTCTTTGTATTAGGTATAATTTTATCTGTTTACTTTAAATTAGACATAGTTATTATTTCAATTATTGGAGCAATAATTGCATTAACAGTAACTAACATTAAAAATAGTTCTTCCACTGGGACTAGTGCAAGTGCATAA
- a CDS encoding PTS system mannose/fructose/sorbose family transporter subunit IID has translation MGEVKTSINKSNVVNNEAKRVLTKRDIFNSWIRWFMFAQSNYNYERMQATGFAHSMLPAIKKLYPDKNDRKAAVQRHLAFFNTEPVCGSVIHGITLAMEEEKANGKPIADESFNAIKTGLMGPLAGIGDTLTQGIITPIMLSICIGITNNKNIAGPIIFLIAQYSIMIGISFSMWTNGYKFGKKAVEQILQSGKINKVIEGASLLGTLVMGGLVGRFVPLKMAVNLNIGQVKFNLQTDLLDKLMPGLIPLLLTLFVLKMVKKGVSPIKLMGILIAAGTITGILGIF, from the coding sequence ATGGGAGAGGTTAAAACTTCTATAAATAAAAGTAACGTTGTAAATAATGAAGCAAAAAGAGTATTAACTAAAAGAGATATATTTAACTCATGGATCAGATGGTTTATGTTTGCTCAATCTAATTATAATTATGAAAGAATGCAAGCTACAGGTTTTGCGCATTCTATGTTGCCGGCAATTAAGAAGCTATACCCTGATAAAAATGATAGAAAAGCTGCAGTACAAAGACATTTAGCTTTTTTCAATACAGAACCTGTTTGTGGATCTGTAATTCATGGGATTACCTTAGCTATGGAAGAAGAAAAAGCTAATGGAAAACCAATAGCTGATGAGTCATTTAATGCTATAAAGACAGGATTAATGGGACCATTAGCTGGAATCGGAGATACCCTGACACAAGGAATAATAACACCTATTATGCTTTCAATTTGTATAGGGATTACAAACAATAAAAACATAGCAGGTCCTATAATATTTTTAATAGCTCAATATTCTATAATGATAGGTATTTCATTTAGTATGTGGACTAATGGCTATAAATTTGGGAAAAAGGCTGTGGAACAAATACTTCAAAGTGGGAAAATTAATAAAGTGATAGAGGGAGCATCACTGCTTGGTACTCTTGTTATGGGAGGACTTGTAGGTAGATTTGTTCCACTAAAAATGGCGGTAAATTTAAATATTGGTCAAGTAAAATTTAATTTGCAAACAGATTTATTAGATAAGTTGATGCCAGGATTAATACCATTATTATTAACATTATTTGTGCTTAAAATGGTTAAGAAAGGTGTTTCACCAATAAAACTTATGGGAATTCTAATTGCTGCAGGTACAATTACAGGGATCTTAGGTATATTCTAA
- a CDS encoding sn-glycerol-1-phosphate dehydrogenase — protein MDINLKNIDEFSINDYLGNDLHCQCGKVHKVELKKVLIEKDAIKKLPDLLKEFGYKKALIVEDTHTFKAAGCLVEEILTKAKFSYNKLEFTVNNEDLVPNEEAVGKLLINIEKDTQVLIAIGTGTINDLCKFVSVKAGIDTIIVATAPSMDGFASTGAALIVENLKTTFDAACPKAIIGDINILKNAPMKMILAGFGDIIGKYSALNDWELSKVINGEYYCDVVEKMVSNSVKKCIDNTEGIKKREDAAINNLMEALVLTGIAMSFAGNSRPASGSEHHIAHYWEMMFLFDGKKAILHGAKVGIATVLISKIHEIFAEENIDFDEAIKNANSFDEVKWQKEVNKFYKKAAHEIIDVNNKEKRNSIDERLKRINTIKNNINKIKEIISDVPSTKEIKLILKKAGAPTNPREIGIDKETVENTILMAKEVRTRYTILQFLWDLGLLEKFSHEIGNYVEKDDI, from the coding sequence ATGGATATTAATTTAAAAAATATAGATGAATTTAGTATAAATGATTATCTTGGGAATGACTTACATTGCCAATGCGGAAAAGTGCATAAAGTTGAATTGAAAAAAGTTTTAATAGAAAAAGACGCAATAAAAAAGCTTCCAGATTTATTGAAGGAATTTGGTTATAAAAAAGCATTGATAGTGGAAGATACACATACATTTAAAGCTGCGGGATGTTTAGTAGAGGAAATTCTGACTAAGGCAAAGTTTAGTTATAATAAATTAGAATTCACAGTTAATAATGAGGATTTAGTACCAAATGAAGAGGCAGTTGGCAAACTATTGATTAACATTGAAAAAGATACCCAGGTGCTCATTGCAATTGGTACCGGTACAATAAATGATTTATGTAAGTTTGTTAGTGTTAAAGCAGGAATCGATACCATCATTGTAGCTACAGCTCCATCTATGGACGGGTTTGCATCTACAGGAGCAGCTTTAATAGTAGAAAATCTTAAAACAACCTTTGATGCAGCATGTCCAAAAGCAATTATTGGGGATATAAATATACTAAAAAATGCGCCAATGAAAATGATATTGGCTGGGTTTGGAGATATAATCGGCAAATATTCTGCCTTAAACGACTGGGAATTAAGTAAAGTTATTAATGGAGAATATTATTGTGATGTAGTTGAAAAAATGGTAAGCAATTCTGTTAAAAAATGTATTGATAATACAGAGGGTATTAAAAAAAGAGAAGATGCTGCTATTAATAACTTAATGGAAGCCTTAGTACTAACAGGGATTGCAATGAGTTTTGCAGGTAACTCAAGGCCAGCTTCAGGATCTGAACATCATATAGCACATTATTGGGAAATGATGTTTTTATTTGATGGTAAGAAAGCAATCCTTCATGGAGCTAAAGTAGGAATTGCTACAGTTTTAATTTCTAAAATACATGAAATTTTTGCAGAAGAAAATATTGACTTTGATGAGGCAATCAAAAATGCAAATTCCTTTGATGAAGTTAAATGGCAGAAGGAAGTTAATAAATTTTATAAGAAAGCTGCACATGAAATTATAGATGTTAACAATAAAGAGAAAAGAAATTCAATTGATGAAAGGCTGAAGAGAATAAATACTATAAAGAATAATATAAATAAGATAAAGGAAATAATTTCAGATGTACCGTCTACGAAAGAAATAAAATTAATACTAAAAAAAGCTGGTGCACCGACAAATCCAAGAGAAATAGGAATCGATAAAGAAACAGTTGAAAATACAATTCTCATGGCAAAAGAAGTTAGAACAAGATATACAATTCTGCAATTTTTATGGGATTTAGGTTTGCTTGAAAAGTTTTCACATGAAATTGGTAATTATGTAGAGAAGGATGATATATAA
- a CDS encoding HAD-IIA family hydrolase: MNNLANKLNYIEDARSILKNVKCFILDLDGTFYLSDRIFDGSIDFLKTLEANNIEFRFFTNNSSKNTQFYINKIKNMGYDLDENMMLISNQVIISYIKDKMPSKRIFILGNEYLKKDFKEADLNLVEDNAEVVVVGFDTSLKYDNLSKACRFIRNGAIFLGVNPDFNCPTVDGFIPDCGSICSLITASTGVKPEFFGKPSKYTLDYVLKNTGYKDNEIAFVGDRLYTDIAIGKDNNSITILVLSGEAKVKDLEKSEIQPTLVFNNLKEVGEILKSGKL; the protein is encoded by the coding sequence ATGAATAATTTAGCAAATAAATTAAATTATATAGAAGATGCAAGAAGTATTTTGAAAAATGTAAAGTGCTTTATATTGGATTTAGATGGTACCTTTTATTTAAGTGATAGAATTTTCGATGGGTCTATTGATTTTTTAAAAACCTTAGAGGCTAATAATATAGAATTTAGGTTTTTTACCAATAATTCATCAAAAAATACTCAATTCTATATAAATAAGATAAAGAACATGGGATATGATTTAGATGAAAATATGATGCTAATTTCTAATCAGGTTATAATTAGTTATATAAAAGATAAAATGCCAAGCAAGAGGATTTTTATTTTAGGAAATGAGTATTTAAAAAAGGACTTTAAAGAAGCTGATTTAAATCTGGTTGAAGATAATGCTGAGGTAGTAGTTGTTGGCTTTGATACATCACTAAAATATGATAATTTATCCAAGGCTTGCAGATTTATTAGAAATGGAGCAATCTTTTTAGGAGTAAATCCTGATTTTAACTGTCCTACTGTTGACGGATTTATCCCCGATTGTGGATCAATATGTTCATTGATTACAGCTTCAACGGGAGTTAAGCCTGAATTCTTTGGTAAACCTTCAAAATACACTTTAGATTATGTGCTTAAAAATACTGGATATAAGGATAATGAAATTGCTTTTGTAGGAGATAGACTATATACAGATATAGCAATTGGAAAAGATAATAATTCAATTACTATTCTAGTATTATCTGGAGAAGCAAAAGTAAAGGACTTAGAAAAATCAGAGATACAACCAACTCTGGTATTTAATAACTTAAAAGAGGTTGGAGAAATACTAAAAAGTGGGAAACTCTAA
- a CDS encoding DUF1540 domain-containing protein, producing MDVRLTCNADNCVNNVNGLCSANTIKVKGMDSHSSSGTECETFAVRGVKNALSNLTNMNIPGEIRQLFTNNTIEMSPYVKCDADNCVHNSAGKCIAANIQITGPKANVSADTKCETFIE from the coding sequence ATGGATGTAAGATTAACCTGCAATGCAGATAATTGTGTAAATAATGTTAATGGGTTATGTTCTGCTAATACAATAAAAGTAAAAGGTATGGATTCTCACAGCAGCAGCGGTACTGAATGTGAAACCTTCGCTGTCAGGGGAGTGAAAAATGCCTTATCAAATCTGACAAACATGAATATTCCAGGAGAAATAAGACAGCTGTTTACAAATAACACTATAGAAATGAGTCCCTATGTTAAATGTGATGCAGATAACTGTGTTCATAATTCCGCTGGTAAATGCATTGCTGCTAACATACAAATAACAGGACCAAAAGCAAATGTAAGTGCAGATACTAAATGTGAAACATTTATCGAATAA